The genomic segment CCTTTTGAACTGGCCTCGGTGATCCTGCTGGTGGGCATCATCGCCGCCATCGTCCTGACCCTGCGCAAGCGCAAGGACTCCAAGGCCATGCATCCATCCGACCAGCTTGCCGTCAAGCGCAATGACCGCATCCGTCTGGTCAAGATGGCGGCGGAAAAACCAGTTCAGGGAGGGGAGTAAGAACATGTTTGCCCAAGCCGTACCCCTTTCCCACTACCTGATCCTCGGCGCCGCCCTGTTCGCCATCAGCGTGGTCGGCATCTTCCTCAATCGCAAGAACCTGATTGTTCTGCTGATGGCCATCGAACTGATGCTGTTGGCGGTCAATCTTAATTTCGTCGCTTTTTCTCACTACCTGAACGATACCGCCGGACAGATCTTCGTGTTCTTCATCCTGACGGTGGCGGCAGCCGAGTCGGCCATCGGCCTGGCGATTCTGGTGGTGCTGTTCCGCAACCTTTCCACGATCAATGTGGAAGATCTCGACAGCCTGAAGGGCTAGCGCACAACAATGGATATGCAGACGATATACCTGCTCGTGCCCCTGGCGCCCCTGGTCGGCGCCATCGTGGCCGGATTGTTCGGCAAGACCATCGGTCGCGCCGGTGCCCATACCGTCACCATCCTCGGAGTCGCTGTCTCCTTCGTGCTGTCGGTGATCATCTATCAGGACGTGGAGGCGGGCCATACCTTCAACGGCGCCGTCTACACCTGGCTCCAGTCCGGCGGGCTGAACCTCCAGGTGGGCTTCCTGATCGACAAGCTGACGGTGATGATGATGTTGGTGGTCAACTTCGTCTCCCTGATGGTGCATATCTACACCGTCGGCTACATGTCCGAGGACCCCGGCTACCAGCGCTTCTTCAGCTACATCTCGCTGTTCACCTTCTCGATGCTGATGCTCGTCATGAGCAACAACTTCGTCCAGTTGTTCTTCGGTTGGGAAGCAGTGGGCCTGGTCTCCTATCTGCTGATCGGTTTCTGGTATACCCGGCCCACAGCCATCTACGCCAACCTGAAGGCCTTCCTGGTGAACCGGGTGGGTGACTTCGGTTTCCTGCTGGGCATCGGCCTGATTGCTTCCTACGCCGGCAGCCTGGATTACGCCGAGGTTTTCGCCAAAAAGGAACAACTGGCGGCGTTGGTATTCCAAGGGACGGATTGGTCCCTGATCACCGTGATCTGCATCTGCCTGTTCATCGGCGCCATGGGCAAGTCGGCCCAGGTGCCGCTGCATGTCTGGCTGCCCGATTCCATGGAAGGCCCGACCCCGATCTCGGCCCTGATCCATGCCGCCACCATGGTGACCGCCGGCATCTTCATGGTCACCCGCATGTCGCCCCTGTTCGAGCTGTCCGACACGGCGCTCTCCTTCGTGCTGGTGATCGGCGCCACCACGGCCCTGTTCATGGGTTTCCTTGGCATCATCCAGAATGACATCAAGCGCGTGGTGGCCTACTCCACCCTGTCCCAGCTGGGCTACATGACGGTGGCCCTGGGCGCGTCGGCCTATTCGGTGGCGGTATTCCACCTGATGACCCATGCCTTCTTCAAGGCCCTGCTGTTCCTGGGCGCCGGCTCGGTGATCATCGGCATGCATCATGACCAGGACATCCGCAACATGGGCGGCCTGCGCAAATACATGCCCATCACCTGGATCACCTCCCTGCTGGGTTCCCTGGCCCTGATCGGCTTCCCCTTCCTCTCCGGCTTCTATTCCAAGGACTCGATCATCGAGGCGGCCCATGCCTCCCAACTGCCGGGGGCCGGCTATGCCTATGCCTGCGTGCTGATCGGCGTCTTCGTCACGGCCTTCTACTCCTTCCGCATGTACTTCCTGGTGTTCCACGGCAAGGAGCGCTTCGGCAAGAATCATCATGACCATCAGGGCGACCATGACGACGAGGAAGCTTCGGCTGATCATCATCATGGCCTGGCGCCGGGCCAGAAGCCCCACGAGACTCCCTGGGTGGTCTGGCTGCCCCTGGTGCTGCTGGCCATTCCCTCGGTGATCATCGGTTTCCTGACCATCCAGCCCATGCTCCATGGCGACTGGTTCGGCAGCGCGGTGGTCGTCGATGCCGCCCGCCATCCCGCCATGGAAGAACTGAGCCACGAGTTCCACGGTGCCGTCGCCATGGCCCTGCACGGACTGACCTCGCTACCCTTCCTGCTGGCCATGTCCGGTGTGGTTGTGGCCTGGTATTTCTACCTGGTCAACCCGGCCATTCCCGCCGCCATTGCCCGCAACCTGCGCCCCCTCTATGTGCTGCTGGACAACAAGTACTACTTCGACCGGTTCAACGAAGTGTTCTTCGCGGCCGGTGCCCGTCTGCTGGGCAAGGGCCTGTGGAAGGCCGGCGATCAGGTGCTGATAGACGGCGTCGTGGTCAATGGTTCGGCCCGTCTGGTGGGCTGGATCGCCTCGGTGGTGCGCCTGTTCCAGAGCGGCCATCTGTACCAGTACGCTTTTTCCATGATCATCGGCGTCTTCGTTTTGCTGACGCTGTGGTTCAACCGCGCTTGAGGAAAGATAAGAAGCGATGAGTTCCCACCTGTTGAGTCTTGCCATCTGGGTGCCCATCCTCGGCGCGCTGGCGGTGTTCGCCGTCGGATCCGAGCGTGGCGCGGTGGCCCGCTGGCTGGCCCTGTTCGTGGCCCTGGCCGGCTTCCTTGTGACCCTTCCCCTGTATTCAGGCTTCGATACGGCTCAGGCCGGCATGCAGTTCGTGGAGCAGGCGCCCTGGATCAAGCCCTTCCGCATCCAGTACTTCCTCGGGGTGGACGGCATTTCCCTGCTGTTCGTGCTGCTCAACAGCTTCATCACCGTGCTGGTGGTGCTGGCGGGCTGGGAGGTGATCAAGGAGAAGCAGGCCCAGTACCTGGGTGCCTTCCTGGTCATGTCCGGCCTGATGAACGGCATTTTCGTCGCCCTGGATGCGGTGCTGTTCTATGTCTTCTTCGAGGCCAGCCTGATCCCGATGTACCTGATCATCGGCATCTGGGGCGGCCCCAATCGAGTCTATGCGGCGTTCAAGTTCTTTCTCTACACGCTGCTCGGCTCCCTGCTGATGCTGCTGGCCTTCATCTACCTGTTCCTCCAGTCCGGCAGCTTCAGCATCCTCGACTGGCACGCCCTGCCCATCGACCGGGGGCCCCAGGTCATGATCTTCATCGCCTTCCTGCTCTCCTTCGCGGTGAAGGTGCCCATGTGGCCGGTCCATACCTGGTTGCCGGACGCCCACGTGGAGGCGCCCACGGGGGGCTCGGTGGTGCTGGCCGCCATCGCCCTGAAGCTCGGCGCCTACGGTTTCATCCGGCTCTCCCTGCCCATCGTGCCCGATGCGTCCCATATTCTGGCGCCGATGATGATCGCCCTGTCCCTGATCGCGGTGATCTACATCGGTTTCGTGGCCCTGGTGCAGACCGACATGAAGAAGCTGGTGGCCTATTCGTCCATCTCCCACATGGGCTTCGTCACCCTGGGCTTTTTCATCTTCAACACCCTCGGCGTCGAGGGTGCCCTGGTCCAGATGCTGTCCCATGGCTTCGTCTCCGCCGCCATGTTCCTCTGCATCGGCGTGATGTACGATCGCATGCACAGCCGTCAGATCGCCGATTACGGCGGCGTGGTGAATTCCATGCCCAAGTTCGCGGCCCTGTTCATGCTCTTCGCCATGGCCAATTCCGGCTTGCCGGCCACCTCTGGTTTCGTCGGCGAATTCATGGTGGCCCTGGGGGCAATCCAGTTCAACTTCTGGACTGGCTTCGCCGCCGCCACGACCTTGATCCTCGGCGCCGCCTACACCCTCTGGATGTACAAGCGGGTGGTGTTCGGCGCGGTGGCCAACGATCATGTGGCCCAACTGGAAGATATCGATTCCCGGGAATTCCTGGTGCTGGGCCTGCTGGCTGCCTCCGTGCTGGCCATGGGCCTCTATCCTTTCCCTTTCACCGACGTCATGCATGCCTCAGTGGATAACCTGCTGAAGCATGTGGCCGTCAGCAAACTGATGTAACGGCGCGAGAGATACATGTTGAACAATTTTGTCGCCCCAGATCTCTACCCGGCCGCGCCGGAGATTTTCCTGCTCGTCATGGCGGGTGTCATCCTCTTCGTCGATCTGATCGCCGGCTCACGCCGCTGGATCGTCGGCCTGCTCTCCGTGTTGACCCTGATCGGTTGCGCGGCGATCACGGTGATGACCTCCACCGACCAGACCGTGCTCACCTTCAGCAACATGTTTGTGGACGACACCCTGGGCGATCTGCTCAAGCTGTTCACCTACCTGGCGGTGATTGTGGTGCTGGTCTATAGCCGGGGCTATCTGGCGGCGCGCAAGCTGGACAAGGGGGAGTTCTACCTGCTGGTGTTGTTCGCCACCCTGGGCATGATGGTGATGATCTCCTCGTCCCATTTCCTCACCATGTATCTGGGGATCGAGCTGCTGTCCCTGTCCCTTTATGCCCTGGTGGCCATCGACCGGGATTCGGCAAGAGCCACCGAGGCGGCCATGAAGTATTTCGTGCTGGGCGCCCTGGCCTCGGGCCTGCTGCTCTACGGCATGTCCATGATCTACGGCGCCACCGGCTCTCTGGAAGTCGGCGTCGTGGCCCAATCCATCTACGGTGGCGGGGCCAACAAGACCGTATT from the Denitratisoma oestradiolicum genome contains:
- the nuoK gene encoding NADH-quinone oxidoreductase subunit NuoK; amino-acid sequence: MFAQAVPLSHYLILGAALFAISVVGIFLNRKNLIVLLMAIELMLLAVNLNFVAFSHYLNDTAGQIFVFFILTVAAAESAIGLAILVVLFRNLSTINVEDLDSLKG
- the nuoL gene encoding NADH-quinone oxidoreductase subunit L: MDMQTIYLLVPLAPLVGAIVAGLFGKTIGRAGAHTVTILGVAVSFVLSVIIYQDVEAGHTFNGAVYTWLQSGGLNLQVGFLIDKLTVMMMLVVNFVSLMVHIYTVGYMSEDPGYQRFFSYISLFTFSMLMLVMSNNFVQLFFGWEAVGLVSYLLIGFWYTRPTAIYANLKAFLVNRVGDFGFLLGIGLIASYAGSLDYAEVFAKKEQLAALVFQGTDWSLITVICICLFIGAMGKSAQVPLHVWLPDSMEGPTPISALIHAATMVTAGIFMVTRMSPLFELSDTALSFVLVIGATTALFMGFLGIIQNDIKRVVAYSTLSQLGYMTVALGASAYSVAVFHLMTHAFFKALLFLGAGSVIIGMHHDQDIRNMGGLRKYMPITWITSLLGSLALIGFPFLSGFYSKDSIIEAAHASQLPGAGYAYACVLIGVFVTAFYSFRMYFLVFHGKERFGKNHHDHQGDHDDEEASADHHHGLAPGQKPHETPWVVWLPLVLLAIPSVIIGFLTIQPMLHGDWFGSAVVVDAARHPAMEELSHEFHGAVAMALHGLTSLPFLLAMSGVVVAWYFYLVNPAIPAAIARNLRPLYVLLDNKYYFDRFNEVFFAAGARLLGKGLWKAGDQVLIDGVVVNGSARLVGWIASVVRLFQSGHLYQYAFSMIIGVFVLLTLWFNRA
- a CDS encoding NADH-quinone oxidoreductase subunit M, yielding MSSHLLSLAIWVPILGALAVFAVGSERGAVARWLALFVALAGFLVTLPLYSGFDTAQAGMQFVEQAPWIKPFRIQYFLGVDGISLLFVLLNSFITVLVVLAGWEVIKEKQAQYLGAFLVMSGLMNGIFVALDAVLFYVFFEASLIPMYLIIGIWGGPNRVYAAFKFFLYTLLGSLLMLLAFIYLFLQSGSFSILDWHALPIDRGPQVMIFIAFLLSFAVKVPMWPVHTWLPDAHVEAPTGGSVVLAAIALKLGAYGFIRLSLPIVPDASHILAPMMIALSLIAVIYIGFVALVQTDMKKLVAYSSISHMGFVTLGFFIFNTLGVEGALVQMLSHGFVSAAMFLCIGVMYDRMHSRQIADYGGVVNSMPKFAALFMLFAMANSGLPATSGFVGEFMVALGAIQFNFWTGFAAATTLILGAAYTLWMYKRVVFGAVANDHVAQLEDIDSREFLVLGLLAASVLAMGLYPFPFTDVMHASVDNLLKHVAVSKLM